The genomic window GACGCGAGCCGGCTGCGTGCGGCGACCGGCTGGGCACCCGGGTACGACCTGGAGCAGGGCCTCGCCAGGACCGCGGAGTTCTTCCGCGACCCCGCCCATCTCGCCCGCTACAAGACCGGCATCTACAACGTCTGACCGTCTCCGTCCGAACCGCCGCACCACCGACCGCCGCACCCACAGGGGGGATCCTCATGCACGCAGTGATACTCGCCGGAGGCAAGGGCATCCGGCTGCGTCCGTACACCACCGCGCTTCCGAAGCCGCTCGTCCCGATCGGCGACCGGCACGCCATCCTGGAGATCGTCCTGCGCCAGCTCGCCGCCTGCGGCTTCACCAGCTGCACGATCGCCGTAGGCCATCTCGGCCAGATCATCCGCGCCTACGTCGGCAGCGGCTCGCGCTGGGGGCTGAGCATCGACTATGCGACCGAGGAGAGTCCGCTCGGCACCATGGGCCCGCTGCTGACCATGCGGGACCGGCTGCCCGAGACCTTCCTGGTGATGAACGGCGACGTCCTCACCGACCTCGACTACGCCGATGTGCTGCGACGCCACCGCACCACTGGCGCCGGGCTGACGATCGCCACGTACGCCCGCAAGGTGCGCATCGACTTCGGGGTGCTGACCACGGACGCCGGAAAGGTCGTGGACTTCGCGGAGAAGCCCAGCATGGACTACCGGGTGTCGATGGGCGTGTACGGGCTCTCCCGCGCCGCCCTCGACGGCTACACTCCCGGGCTGCCGCTCGGCTTCGACGAGCTCGTCCTCGATCTGCTGAAGACCGAGGACGCGCCGCACGCCTACGAGTTCGACGGCTACTGGCTGGACATCGGCCGTCCCGACGACTACGACCGGGCCAACGCCGAATTCACGACGCAGAAGTCACTGCTGCTCAAGGGAGCCTGACCACGACATGCGCATCCTCGTCCTGGGCTTCACCGGTTACCTGGGCGGCCACATCGCCGGACAGCTGCGCGCGCTCGGCGGCGTGCGGCTGTTCGGCGCGGGCCGCGCCCCGACCGCCGATCTGCCCATCGACCTCGCCACGGCCACCACCGAGCACCTGGCCGACGCGCTCGCGGACTTTTCGCCCGACGCGGTCGTCAACTGCACGGGGGCGCTGGGCACCGATCCGGTGACCGATGCCGAGGTCAACGCGCGCGGGCCCGCCGTGCTGTGCGCGGCGCTGCGGCGGGCCGCGCCGGCCGCCCGGCTGGTGCACCTGGGTTCGGCCGCCGAGTACGGGGCGTCCGGCCACGGCGTACGGGTCACCGAGTCGTCCCCCACCCGGCCGGCCGGCACGTACGGCGCGACCAAGCTCGCGGGGACGGTTGCGGTCGCCTCGTCGGGGCTCGACGCGGTCGTGCTGCGGGTCGGCAATCCTGTCGGGCCCGGCGCGCCGCCGATGAGCCTGCCGGGCCGCACCGCGCTGCGGCTGCGCAGGGCGGGCACGGACCCGGACGCGGTCCTCCGCCTCGGCGAGCTGTCCGCGTACCGGGACTTCGTCGACGTACGGGACGTGGCCAGGGCGGCCGTGCTGGCCACGACCGTGCCCGGGCCGCTGCCCCGCGTCCTCAACATCGGCGGCGGGCGTGCCGTCCCGATCAGGGATCTGGTGCGGACGCTGGCGGACGTGGCGGGGTTCCGGGGGCGGATCGACGAGACCGCCGACGCCGGTGCCGGATCGGTCCGCTCCGCCGGGGTCGGCTGGCAGTGCTCCGACATCGCGGCGGCCCGCGAGGCGCTCGGCTGGGAGCCCCGGTTCACCCTGGCGGACTCGCTCGCCGCGCTGTGGGCGTCGGAGTGTTCCCGGCCGCGCCTGGAAACGATGCCATGACGCTGCTGGTTCCGCTCTACGTCCATCCCGCCCAGGACCCGGGGGCCTGGCGGCTGCTCACGGAGGCCGCGGCCGCGCACCGGCTCTATGGCGTGGTGCTGAACGCGGCCGACGGCCCCGGCGCCGCGCCCGACCCGGCGTTCGCCGCCGCCGCCCGCGCCCTGCGGGCGGCGGGCACCCGCGTCCTCGGCTACATCGACCTGGACTACGGCGTGCGCCCGGACTCCGCCGTCCTCGACGACGTCGACCGCCACCGCGACTGGTACGACGCGGACGGCTGCTTCTTCGACCAGGTGCCGGCCGACGCGTCGGCGCTGCCCGGCTGCCGCCGGCTGGTGCGTGCGGCGCGGCAGCGGGGCGCGGCGACGGTCGTCCTCAACCCGGGGGTCCATCCGGCGCCCGGATACGCCCGGATCGCGGATCTGCTCGTGACGTTCGAGGGCCCCTGGACGGCGTATCTGTCGTCCTTCACCCTCCCGCGCTGGACCGCCCGCCATCCACCGCAGCGGTTCTGCCATCTGGTGTACGGGGTGCCGGCCGCGCTGGCCCAGGTCGCCGAGCGGGCGGCCGAGGAGCGCGGGGCGGCGGTGTCGTGCGCGGTCGCGGACACGCTGCCCAATCCCTGGGCGGCCCCGCCGCCCGCCCTGCTCGGGGAGGCGCCGTGACCCACCGGATCCGGGGACCGCTGGCCGTTGTCCCTGTCCCTGTCCTCGTCCTGATCGTGCTGGTGCTGGTGCTGTCCGCGGGCTGTTCCTCCGGCGGCCCGGCCCCTGCGGAGGCGCGCTGGCAGCCCCGTCCCGGCACGCCCTGGCAGTGGCAGCTCGACGGCCGCGCCGACCCGGCCGCCGCCGACGTGCCCGTCTACGACATCGACGGCTTCGAGAACTCCGCGGCCGACGTCGCCCGGCTGCACCGGGACGGCCGCAGGGTCATCTGCTACGTCAACGCCGGTGCCTGGGAGGACTTCCGCCCCGACCGGGCACGCTTCCCGGCCTCCGTGCTCGGCAGGCAGAACGGCTGGGACGGGGAGCGCTGGCTGGACATCCGGCGGACGGACGTCCTGCGACCGCTGCTGGAGCGTCGTTTCGACATGTGCCGCGACAAAGGCTTCGACGCGGTCGAGCCGGACCTCATGGACGGCTACCTCCACGACACCGGCTTCCCGCTGACGGCCGCCCACCAGCTCGCGTACAACCGCATGATCGCCCGGATCGCCCATGAACGAGGGCTGTCCGTGGGCCTCAAGAACGATCTGCCGCAGATCCCGGAGCTCGTACGGGACTTCGACTTCGCGGTCAACGAGGAGTGCGCCCAGTACGGCGAGTGCGCCCGGCTCACGCCCTTCGTCGAGGCGGGGAAGGCCGTCTTCCATGTCGAGTACGCCCTGACCGTACGGGAGTTCTGCGCCGGGGCCCGCCGTCTCGGGCTGTCCTCGATGCGCAAGAAGCCGGCGCTGGACCGCTGGCGGCAGCCCTGCTGACCGGCGCGGTCAGGGCTTGGGGCGCAGGAAGGCACGCAGCTTCGTCAGCGTCCAGGTGTTGATGATGTCGTCCTTCGTCAGCCAGCCGCGCTGCGCCGTGGCCACCCCGTAGCGCATGTACGGCAGATGCGTGGTCGAGTGGGAGTCCGAGTCGACGGCGAACTTCACTCCGTACCGCTTCGCCCGCAGGATGTCCTCGTCGCCCAGGTCCAGCCGCTCGAGGTGGGCGTTGATCTCCAGGGCGGTGCCGGTGCGGGCGCAGGCTTCGAAGACGGCGTCGAAGTCGGCGTCGATGCCGGGGCGTTTGCCGATGCGGCGGGTGGTGGGGTGGCCGATGACCGCGACGTACGGGTTCTCGCAGGCGCGGATGAGGCGGCGGGTGAGCGCCCGGCGGCTCTGGTTGAAGTGGGAGTGGATGGAGGCGACGCAGATGTCGAACCCGGCGAGGAAGTCGGCGGGCCAGTCGACGTCGCCCTCCGGCCCGATGTTGAGCTCGGTGCCGTGCAGCAGCCGCATTCCGCGGTGCTTGCGGTCGAGTGCGCGGACCCGCTCGCGCTGGGCGAGCATCTTCTCCCTGGTCATGCGCTGCATGGCGAGGTCGGGGGCGTGGTCGGTGATCGCGTAGTAGGCGTATCCGCAGGCGGCGGCCGCGGCGATCATGTCCTCCAGCGGGGCCAGGCCGTCGGTGAGGTCGGTGTGGGTGTGCAGATCTCCGCGGATGTCCTTCTCGGTGACCAGGTCGGGGAGTTCGCCACGCAGCCCGGCCGCGATCTCGCCGCGGTCCTCGCGCAGGGTCGGCGGGATCCAGGGCAGTCCGAGCCTCTCGTAGATCTCCTCCTCGGTCCCGGAGGTGATCTTCTTGCCGGTCTCGACGTCGAAGAGGCCGTACTCGGACAGCTTGAGCTTGTGGCGCACGGCGATCTCGCGGGTGCGGATGTTGTGCGCCTTGGAGCCGGTGAAGTACTGGAGCCCCGCGCCCCAGGAGTCGGGCGGCAGGACCCGCAGGTCGACCTGGAGGCCCCGGGTGGTGCGGATGGAGGTCTTCTTGTCGCCGTGCGCGATGGTCTCGGCGGTGTACGGGAGTCCAGCGAGCGCCTCCATGAAGGGCGCCGACTTCTCGGCGGCGACCAGGATGTCGACGTCCCCGATGGTCTCCCGCATCCGCCGCAGCGACCCGGCGTAGGTGCATCCCTCGCAGCCCTTGATCCGGGACAGTTCGGCGACGATCTGCTCGGCGGAGTCCATGGCGGCGTTGAGGAGGATGCGGTTGCCGGCCTTCTGCATGAGGGAGATGCCGTGGAGGAGGTTCTCCTCGGTCTTCTCGCCGAAGCCCTTGAGGTCGCGCAGCCGCTCGTGGTGGATGGCGTCGAGGAGCTGGTCGACGGAGGCGATGTCCAGCTCGTCGTAGAGCAGCATGGCCTTCTTCGGTCCGAGCATCGGGATCGTCATCAGCTCGCGGACACCGGCCGGGACGGAGCGTCTGCGCTCCTCGACGACGGAGATCTGCCCGGTCGTCAGATACTCGGTGATCTTGTCGGCGATGGACTTGCCGACGTTGGGGATCTCCTGGAAGCCCTTGGCGTCGAGTTTCGTCACATCGGCGTGGTAGCCGCCGATGGCGCGGGCGGCCTTCTCGTAGGACCGGGCCCGGAAGGCGTCGCCGCCGGTGATCGCGATGAGGTCGGCGTACTCCTGGAGGAGTGCCTCGATCTCTTCGTTGGCCCTGGGCATGTGTCCAGCGTCACATGGTGCCGGGCCGGACGCTCACCTGCCGTGGCATGCTGGTGGCCGGGGCGGCGGCCGCCGGTGTGCGGCGTCCGACATGCCCCGGCCCACCCCTCCCGGAGATCCATGGCCCGTTCCCGAGCTGTTCCCGCTGCGCTGGCCTGCGCCGTCGTCCACGGTGCTCGTCGGCTGCTCGACGGCGGGCGGCCCCGGAACGCAGGACAAGCCTCCGGGCTCCCCGATCGCCGTGTCCGTCGCCACCTCCACCGCCACGTCCGTCGCCCCGGCCGCGCCGGGCCCGTCACCGACGCCGACCCCCGCCCCGAGCGTGCCGGACGCGCGGACCGAGCCCGCCTCACTGTCCATCCCGGCCATCGGCCTCGACGGCCTGCGTGTCGTGCCGTACGAGGGAACGACCGACGACTGGCCGGGCACCCGGATCCAGAACCGCGGCGACGGGGCCAGTCCGTACGGCGACCGGGGCGGTGTCAGCCCGGGCCGCATAGGCAACTACCTGGTCACGGCACACCGGCTCTCCGCCGGCGGGCCACTGCGCGAGCTCCCGTCGCTCGACGCGGGCGACAAGGTACTCGTCGCGCTGGGCGGCACGGTGTACGAATACACGATCACCGAGAGCAGGAAGACCTCCTTCCGCTCCGAGCGCTCCCTCACCGAGCAGCGGGCGGCGGTCCCCGGCTTCCCCGGCAAGCGGCCCACGCAGGCGATGATCACGCTCTCCACCTGCGCGACGCCGGAGGACAACGCGGCGGGCAACTTCTGGCGCGACGACCGCCACAATCCGGAGCACCGCATCGACAAAGTCGGCGTCCTGACGGCGGTCCGTCCCGGCGGCCAGGGAGACACGAACTAGGCCGTGACGGCCCCGGGGCCTCCCATGCGCCCGTCGGCGGAAGGCCGCTCAGGCCGCAGCGGCCAGCGTGTCGGCCAGGCGGCGGCGCGCCGCGCGGGCCGCGGGCAGGATCGACAGGGCCACCGCGCCGGCCACCGCCGCGCCCGACAGGAGCGCCAGAAGCCCGGTGGGCGGGGCGGACGCGACGCCCGCGCCGATTCCGCTGGAGCGGCCCTCCGCATCGATCAGCCAGCGCGCGAGCGGCACGCCCAGCGCCGCGCCCACCACCGCAGCGGCCAGAGCCGTGCAGCCGACGGCCACCACCGTGACGGCCGTGATCTGGCGCGGGGAGAGCCCAATCGCCTTGAGCGCGAGCAGATCCCGCTCGCCCTCCCGCACGGTCCCGCCGATGACGGCCGACAGTTCGGTGAGGCCGATCAGGGCCAGGACGGCGATGAGTCCGGCGACCACGCCGCGCAGCGCCGAGAGCCGGTCGGCGGGGCTGGTCACCTCGTGGATGTCGAGTCTCCCCTGCGACGCCTCGGAGAGCGCGGCGCGCACCTCGCCCGGGTCGGCGCCGGGGTGCAGCTGGAGCCGGTAGAGCGTGGCGCGCAGCGTCGGGTCGTTCTCGCGCAGGGTGTCGAGGGAGGTGGAGATGGTCCGGCCGCCGTTCTCGGGTTCGATGCTGCGGCCGACGATGTGCAGGATCTGCGGATGGCCGCCGACGGTCGTCCGTACCCAGTCGCCGACGCCCACGCCCAGCAGGTCGAGCAGTCCCTGTCCCGCCACGGCCTCGTCGGGGCCGGTCGCCGCCCGGCCCTCGGCGACCGTGTACGGGTAGGGCCGGTCCCGGGTCCCGAGCCCGCGCAGCGCGATCGTGCCGGTCTGGCCGGGGACCAGCGCGGCGACCTCCACGCCCGGATGGGCCGCGGCGACCCGGTCGTCGGCTTCGAGGAGCGCCTGCGCCTCGCGGTCGCCGAGGCCCGCGTCCGCCCGTGCCGTGAGGGCGGCGGCGAGCCCGAGCTCCTGCGGTCTGCTGTCGAAGCGGCCGATGGTCGTCCAGGCGCCGAGCGCGACGGTGATCAGCATCAGGGGCAGCGCGAGCCGGGCGACGGCGGCCGGGGCCTGGGGCCCGCGGGCGATGGCCCGGTGCAGGCCGAGGACCAGCGCGGGCGGCAGCCGCAGTCCCAGGGCCCGGCGGGCGGGTCCGGTCAGCGGACCGCCGGCGCCGGGGGCGGCCGGCAGCACCGGCACGGGCGGCACCCGTCCCGCCCGCCAGGCGGCGAGACAGGTCGTGGCGCCGATGAACAGCACCGCCGCCACCGGTACGGCGGCGAGCACGGCGGTGTGCCCGGGCAGTTCCTGCCAGACGCCGACGGCCTCGCCGAGCCTGCCGGGGATCCGGACGCCGAGCGTCTGCGTGAGCACGGTGGCGGCGAGCGCCCCGAGCACGGCGAAGGCGAGGTGCTGCATGAGGAAGACGCGGACGACCTGGCCGGGGGTGAAGCCGATCGCCTTCAGCACCGAGATGTCCCGGAGGTGGCCGCGGACCCGGGTGCTGATCGCCCCGTACACCGCCAGTGCGGCGGCGAGCAGTGCGCCGAGCCCGAAGAGGCCCAGGACCTGGCCGAGCAGCCGGGTGTCGCTCTGGGCCTCGGCGCGTGCCTCCTGCCAGTTCGAGACGTCGGTGACGGCCCCGGCACCGAGCCGGGTGACGGCGCGCTGCACGGCGTAGTCGGTGTCGTAGGGGTCGGTGAGGAGCAGGCCGACGAGCTGCCCGGGCCGCTCTCCCGCGTCCTGGGCGGTCCGCACGGCGGACGGCAGCGCCCAGACGGTGCCGGGTCGTTCGCCGGGGCGGTGGCGGGGTTCGGCGCTGTCGGCGATGCCGCGAACGGTGAAGGTGCGCCGGGTGCCGGGGAGGGTGAGGGTGTCGCCGGGCGCCGCCACGAGTGCGCGGGCAAGGCTGCTCTCCAGGACGACGCCGTCGGGACTGCCGGTGGCCAGCCACTGTCCTTCGGTGAGCAGGGGACGGCCGGTCGTGGGCGGTTCCTGCGTCGCTCCGCGCAGCTCGACGCCGGCCCGTGCGCCGCGTGATTCCACGGTGACGCCAGCGGTGCGGTAGGGGCCCGAGACCGAGGCGACGCCGTCGAGTGCGGCGAGCCCGGCCGCGTCGGCGTCCGGGCCGGTGCGGATCCAGACGTGCGCACCGTGGGACTGGGCGAAGACCCGCTGCCAGGGGTTGGTGGCGTAGCCGAAGAGGGCGGCGGCCAGCAGCAGCGCTGCGACGATTCCGGCGGTGGCGGAGACGAGGAAGAGCGCCTCGCCGCGGTGGGTGCGCAGATCGGCGTGCGCCCAGCGCAGGGTGGCCCGCACGGTCAGTCCTTCAGCTCGAGGACGCCGGTCAGCCCGGTACCGCGGGCCGGTGTGCCGCCGAGCTCGGCGTCGTCGGCTATGCGTCCGTCGAAGAAGCTGATGACGCGGTCGGCGGCGCTGGCGAGGCGGGCGTCATGGGTGACCAGGAGGATCGTCTGGCCGCGCTGGTGGAAGCGGGAGAGCAGCCGCATCACCTCGCGGGTGCCCTTGCTGTCGAGGCTGCCGGCGGGTTCGTCGGCGAGCAGCAGCCGGGGGTGGTTGACGAGCGCCCGGGCGAGGGCGACCCGCTGCTGCTCGCCGCCGGAGAGTTCGCCGGGCATGCTGCGCGCCTTGTTCTCCAGGCCCAGTTCGGCGAGGAGTTCCTCGCGTTCGGCGCGGGCCTGCCGGGGGCCGGTGCCCGCGAGCAGGGCGGGCAGCTCGACGTTGTCGGCGACGGTGAGGTTGGAGACGAGGTTGAAGAACTGGAAGACGATGCCGATCCGGCGCCGCCGTTCCATCGCCCAGCGGGCCTCGCTGTATCCGTCCGTGCACTCGCCGTCCAGCCAGATGCTGCCGCTGTCCGGCCGCTGGAGGCCGCCCAGCAGATGGAGCAGGGTGGACTTCCCGGCGCCGGAGGGTCCGCTGACGGCGACGAACTCGCCGTGGCGCACGGACAGGTCCACGCCGCGTACGGCACGGGCGGGCGAGCCTTCGCCGTGATGGGTCTTGACCAGACCCTCGGCGCGCAGCAGCGGGACCGGGGCAGAGCCGGCGGCGGACTCGGTGGGGTCGGCAGTGCGGGTCATTCCAGCCCCTCCGGTCATTCCAGCCCCTCCAGCTCCTCCTGGCAGCGCTCCAGCCAGTCGAGGTCGGCCTGCAGGTGCAGCATGGCTCCCTCGATCAGCAGCTGGGCGATGCGGTGGTCCCGGTTCTCGGTCGCGGACAGCTTCGACAGACTGCGCATGGTGTTGAGGTACTCGCGGCGTTGTTTGTTGATGAGGGCGATCTGGTCGGCGAGTCCGGTGCGCGGCGCGAGCGCGAGCTTCATGAAGAACTCGTCCCGTACCCGCGGCTCGTCCGCCGTCTCCTCGAACCAGGCGCGCAGCGCCTCCGTCCCGGCGTCGGTGAGGCGGTAGATCTTCTTGTTGGGCCTGCTCGTCTGGGCGATCTCCTCGCCCTCGATCAGCCCGGACTTCTCCAGCCGGCCGAGCGTCACGTAGATCTGGCCGACGTTCGGCTGAGGGTACGCGGCGCCCAGCAGCTGCTCAAGGTCCTGCTTGAGCTCATAGCCGTGGGCCGGGCCGCGGGCGAGGAGCGCCAGGAGGGGCAGACGCACGGGTGCTCCCCTCCCTCCTCCATGCCGGTGCCCGCGTGAGTTGCGATACGGGCCCTAGTATCGCCCATGCCTAACGGGTATACATGCCCCTGACGCCTGACGCCTGACGCCTGACGCCTGACGCCTGACGCCTGACGCCTGACGCCTGACGCCTGACGCCTGACGACGACGCGGCGCCGATGTGCTGGGAGGAACCTATGCGGTGGATACGTGCCGCGGGTAGGGGTCTCCTGGTCGCGGTGGTGGTCCTGGCCGGATACGTGTCGTCGGGGGTGGCGGGCCCCCAGCACGGCGGCGCCGCGCGCGACGGCGGCCGCGGCCCGATGACCCTGGCCACGGCGGGCGTTCTCACCGGCTATCTCGGCCCGTTGCTGGAGGGGTGGAACCGTGCGCACCCCGCCGAGCGCGTCACGCTTGTCGAGCTGCCGGACTCCGCCGACGAGACGCGGGCCCAGATGACCAGCGAAC from Streptomyces formicae includes these protein-coding regions:
- a CDS encoding nucleotidyltransferase family protein, whose amino-acid sequence is MHAVILAGGKGIRLRPYTTALPKPLVPIGDRHAILEIVLRQLAACGFTSCTIAVGHLGQIIRAYVGSGSRWGLSIDYATEESPLGTMGPLLTMRDRLPETFLVMNGDVLTDLDYADVLRRHRTTGAGLTIATYARKVRIDFGVLTTDAGKVVDFAEKPSMDYRVSMGVYGLSRAALDGYTPGLPLGFDELVLDLLKTEDAPHAYEFDGYWLDIGRPDDYDRANAEFTTQKSLLLKGA
- a CDS encoding NAD-dependent epimerase/dehydratase family protein, encoding MRILVLGFTGYLGGHIAGQLRALGGVRLFGAGRAPTADLPIDLATATTEHLADALADFSPDAVVNCTGALGTDPVTDAEVNARGPAVLCAALRRAAPAARLVHLGSAAEYGASGHGVRVTESSPTRPAGTYGATKLAGTVAVASSGLDAVVLRVGNPVGPGAPPMSLPGRTALRLRRAGTDPDAVLRLGELSAYRDFVDVRDVARAAVLATTVPGPLPRVLNIGGGRAVPIRDLVRTLADVAGFRGRIDETADAGAGSVRSAGVGWQCSDIAAAREALGWEPRFTLADSLAALWASECSRPRLETMP
- a CDS encoding spherulation-specific family 4 protein; translated protein: MTLLVPLYVHPAQDPGAWRLLTEAAAAHRLYGVVLNAADGPGAAPDPAFAAAARALRAAGTRVLGYIDLDYGVRPDSAVLDDVDRHRDWYDADGCFFDQVPADASALPGCRRLVRAARQRGAATVVLNPGVHPAPGYARIADLLVTFEGPWTAYLSSFTLPRWTARHPPQRFCHLVYGVPAALAQVAERAAEERGAAVSCAVADTLPNPWAAPPPALLGEAP
- a CDS encoding endo alpha-1,4 polygalactosaminidase, with the translated sequence MVLVLSAGCSSGGPAPAEARWQPRPGTPWQWQLDGRADPAAADVPVYDIDGFENSAADVARLHRDGRRVICYVNAGAWEDFRPDRARFPASVLGRQNGWDGERWLDIRRTDVLRPLLERRFDMCRDKGFDAVEPDLMDGYLHDTGFPLTAAHQLAYNRMIARIAHERGLSVGLKNDLPQIPELVRDFDFAVNEECAQYGECARLTPFVEAGKAVFHVEYALTVREFCAGARRLGLSSMRKKPALDRWRQPC
- the polX gene encoding DNA polymerase/3'-5' exonuclease PolX, with the protein product MPRANEEIEALLQEYADLIAITGGDAFRARSYEKAARAIGGYHADVTKLDAKGFQEIPNVGKSIADKITEYLTTGQISVVEERRRSVPAGVRELMTIPMLGPKKAMLLYDELDIASVDQLLDAIHHERLRDLKGFGEKTEENLLHGISLMQKAGNRILLNAAMDSAEQIVAELSRIKGCEGCTYAGSLRRMRETIGDVDILVAAEKSAPFMEALAGLPYTAETIAHGDKKTSIRTTRGLQVDLRVLPPDSWGAGLQYFTGSKAHNIRTREIAVRHKLKLSEYGLFDVETGKKITSGTEEEIYERLGLPWIPPTLREDRGEIAAGLRGELPDLVTEKDIRGDLHTHTDLTDGLAPLEDMIAAAAACGYAYYAITDHAPDLAMQRMTREKMLAQRERVRALDRKHRGMRLLHGTELNIGPEGDVDWPADFLAGFDICVASIHSHFNQSRRALTRRLIRACENPYVAVIGHPTTRRIGKRPGIDADFDAVFEACARTGTALEINAHLERLDLGDEDILRAKRYGVKFAVDSDSHSTTHLPYMRYGVATAQRGWLTKDDIINTWTLTKLRAFLRPKP
- a CDS encoding class E sortase, producing the protein MPRPTPPGDPWPVPELFPLRWPAPSSTVLVGCSTAGGPGTQDKPPGSPIAVSVATSTATSVAPAAPGPSPTPTPAPSVPDARTEPASLSIPAIGLDGLRVVPYEGTTDDWPGTRIQNRGDGASPYGDRGGVSPGRIGNYLVTAHRLSAGGPLRELPSLDAGDKVLVALGGTVYEYTITESRKTSFRSERSLTEQRAAVPGFPGKRPTQAMITLSTCATPEDNAAGNFWRDDRHNPEHRIDKVGVLTAVRPGGQGDTN
- a CDS encoding ABC transporter permease: MRATLRWAHADLRTHRGEALFLVSATAGIVAALLLAAALFGYATNPWQRVFAQSHGAHVWIRTGPDADAAGLAALDGVASVSGPYRTAGVTVESRGARAGVELRGATQEPPTTGRPLLTEGQWLATGSPDGVVLESSLARALVAAPGDTLTLPGTRRTFTVRGIADSAEPRHRPGERPGTVWALPSAVRTAQDAGERPGQLVGLLLTDPYDTDYAVQRAVTRLGAGAVTDVSNWQEARAEAQSDTRLLGQVLGLFGLGALLAAALAVYGAISTRVRGHLRDISVLKAIGFTPGQVVRVFLMQHLAFAVLGALAATVLTQTLGVRIPGRLGEAVGVWQELPGHTAVLAAVPVAAVLFIGATTCLAAWRAGRVPPVPVLPAAPGAGGPLTGPARRALGLRLPPALVLGLHRAIARGPQAPAAVARLALPLMLITVALGAWTTIGRFDSRPQELGLAAALTARADAGLGDREAQALLEADDRVAAAHPGVEVAALVPGQTGTIALRGLGTRDRPYPYTVAEGRAATGPDEAVAGQGLLDLLGVGVGDWVRTTVGGHPQILHIVGRSIEPENGGRTISTSLDTLRENDPTLRATLYRLQLHPGADPGEVRAALSEASQGRLDIHEVTSPADRLSALRGVVAGLIAVLALIGLTELSAVIGGTVREGERDLLALKAIGLSPRQITAVTVVAVGCTALAAAVVGAALGVPLARWLIDAEGRSSGIGAGVASAPPTGLLALLSGAAVAGAVALSILPAARAARRRLADTLAAAA
- a CDS encoding ABC transporter ATP-binding protein; its protein translation is MTRTADPTESAAGSAPVPLLRAEGLVKTHHGEGSPARAVRGVDLSVRHGEFVAVSGPSGAGKSTLLHLLGGLQRPDSGSIWLDGECTDGYSEARWAMERRRRIGIVFQFFNLVSNLTVADNVELPALLAGTGPRQARAEREELLAELGLENKARSMPGELSGGEQQRVALARALVNHPRLLLADEPAGSLDSKGTREVMRLLSRFHQRGQTILLVTHDARLASAADRVISFFDGRIADDAELGGTPARGTGLTGVLELKD
- a CDS encoding PadR family transcriptional regulator, giving the protein MRLPLLALLARGPAHGYELKQDLEQLLGAAYPQPNVGQIYVTLGRLEKSGLIEGEEIAQTSRPNKKIYRLTDAGTEALRAWFEETADEPRVRDEFFMKLALAPRTGLADQIALINKQRREYLNTMRSLSKLSATENRDHRIAQLLIEGAMLHLQADLDWLERCQEELEGLE